Proteins from a genomic interval of Clostridium scatologenes:
- a CDS encoding Crp/Fnr family transcriptional regulator codes for MIKATEQDFNQISVFNGINERTLELLKAKAFKVTLKRGELLFYEKQKVNKIYLILHGRLTMYRNSEEGQKRVVYILGDGDFVNEVIFDDLPASINCEAFQESCVLCFNKKDLLEIMAGDFQLTKVIINSMARKIRRLYRQIKNTVPIKMDKKLSAKLWKLCKDYGVEVEEGTLIDMNISITYLADMLGSTRETISRCMKGFEKSGMVKYIDKKILVRDPKELSIYFRGRE; via the coding sequence ATGATTAAGGCCACAGAACAAGATTTTAATCAAATATCAGTTTTTAATGGAATAAATGAAAGAACTTTAGAATTGTTAAAAGCTAAGGCTTTTAAAGTGACACTTAAAAGAGGAGAACTTTTGTTTTATGAAAAGCAGAAGGTTAATAAAATATATTTGATTTTACATGGAAGATTAACTATGTATAGAAATTCAGAAGAGGGACAAAAAAGAGTAGTTTATATTTTAGGTGATGGAGATTTTGTTAATGAAGTTATCTTTGATGATTTACCTGCGTCTATAAATTGCGAGGCTTTTCAAGAAAGCTGTGTCTTATGCTTTAATAAGAAAGATTTATTAGAAATTATGGCAGGAGATTTTCAGTTGACGAAAGTTATAATAAATTCTATGGCTCGAAAAATTAGAAGGCTTTATAGACAAATTAAAAATACTGTACCTATTAAGATGGATAAAAAGCTTTCAGCAAAGCTTTGGAAATTGTGTAAAGACTATGGAGTTGAAGTGGAAGAAGGAACACTAATTGATATGAATATAAGCATTACTTATTTAGCAGATATGTTAGGAAGCACAAGGGAAACTATATCAAGATGCATGAAGGGGTTTGAAAAAAGTGGTATGGTTAAATACATAGATAAAAAAATATTAGTGAGAGACCCTAAAGAGTTGTCTATATACTTTAGAGGCAGGGAGTAA